A part of Marinobacter szutsaonensis genomic DNA contains:
- the htpG gene encoding molecular chaperone HtpG: protein MTVETQKETLGFQTEVKQLLNLMIHSLYSNKEIFLRELISNASDAEDKLRFAALKDDKLYEGDSELKIRLDYDKDAGTVTLTDNGIGMSRDDVISNLGTIARSGTAEFLKQLSGDEKKDSKLIGQFGVGFYSAFIVADKVDVFTRRAGASAEEGVHWESKGDGEFTIEQVNREQRGTQIVLHLKSDAKEFADGWKLRSLVKKYSDHISFPVVMKSESEEEEKKGEDETVNDATALWTLPRTEIKDEEYKEFYKHIAHDFEDPLTWSHNKVEGKLDYTSLLYIPKRAPFDLYNREAPRGLKLYVQRVFIMDDAEQFLPLYLRFTKGVIDSNDLSLNVSREILQNDSTVDSIRTAMTKRVLDMLSKLAKKQPEDYQAFWNEFGTVLKEGPAEDFSNREKVAGLLRFATTHTGEAAQNVSLDEYIERMKDGQKKIFYITGDNFAAAKSSPHLEVFRKKGIEVLILSDRIDEWMMGYLSEYDGKQFQDVARGDLDLGEVETEEDKKHKEEAAEEHKDLVERIKKALDDRVQEVRVTNRLTDSPACLVVGEFDMGAQMKKIMEAAGQKVPESKPIFEINVDHPLVQRLETEKGEERFKELSAVLFDQATLASGEQLKDPGAYVSRLNRLLLELAN from the coding sequence ATGACGGTTGAGACGCAAAAAGAAACTCTGGGTTTTCAAACGGAAGTTAAGCAGCTGCTTAACCTGATGATCCATTCCCTGTATTCGAACAAAGAGATTTTCCTTCGTGAGCTGATTTCCAACGCTTCGGATGCCGAGGACAAACTGCGCTTTGCCGCCCTGAAGGACGACAAACTGTACGAGGGCGATTCCGAGCTGAAAATCCGCCTGGATTACGACAAGGACGCCGGCACCGTGACCCTCACCGATAACGGTATCGGCATGAGCCGGGATGATGTCATCTCCAACCTGGGCACAATCGCCAGGTCCGGTACTGCCGAGTTCCTGAAGCAGTTGTCCGGTGATGAGAAGAAGGACAGCAAGCTGATCGGTCAGTTTGGTGTCGGTTTCTACTCCGCGTTCATCGTGGCGGACAAGGTCGATGTGTTTACCCGCCGTGCCGGTGCGTCCGCCGAAGAAGGCGTGCATTGGGAATCGAAGGGCGACGGCGAGTTCACCATCGAGCAGGTAAACCGCGAGCAGCGTGGTACCCAGATCGTCCTGCACCTGAAGTCCGACGCCAAGGAGTTTGCCGACGGCTGGAAACTGCGCAGCCTGGTGAAGAAGTACTCCGACCACATTTCCTTCCCGGTGGTGATGAAGTCTGAATCCGAGGAAGAGGAAAAGAAGGGCGAGGACGAAACCGTCAACGACGCTACCGCCCTGTGGACTCTGCCGCGTACCGAGATCAAGGACGAGGAATACAAGGAGTTCTACAAGCACATCGCCCACGACTTCGAGGATCCGCTGACCTGGTCCCACAATAAGGTCGAGGGCAAACTGGATTACACCAGCCTGCTGTATATCCCCAAGCGTGCTCCGTTTGACCTGTACAACCGGGAAGCGCCCCGCGGCCTGAAACTGTATGTCCAGCGCGTGTTCATCATGGACGACGCCGAGCAGTTCCTGCCCCTGTATCTGCGCTTCACCAAGGGTGTGATCGATTCCAACGATCTGTCCCTGAACGTCTCCCGGGAGATCCTCCAGAACGACAGCACCGTGGACAGCATCCGCACCGCCATGACCAAGCGGGTACTCGATATGCTCTCCAAGCTGGCCAAGAAGCAGCCGGAGGACTACCAGGCGTTCTGGAACGAGTTCGGTACCGTTCTGAAAGAAGGCCCGGCCGAGGACTTCAGCAACCGCGAGAAGGTCGCCGGTCTGTTGCGTTTTGCCACCACCCATACCGGTGAAGCTGCCCAGAACGTTTCCCTCGATGAGTACATCGAGCGGATGAAGGACGGCCAGAAGAAGATCTTCTACATTACCGGTGACAACTTCGCCGCCGCCAAGAGCAGTCCGCACCTGGAAGTATTCCGGAAGAAGGGCATCGAGGTGCTGATCCTGTCTGACCGCATCGACGAGTGGATGATGGGTTACCTCAGCGAGTACGACGGCAAGCAGTTCCAGGACGTCGCCCGTGGTGACCTGGACCTGGGTGAAGTCGAGACCGAAGAGGACAAGAAGCACAAGGAAGAGGCCGCCGAGGAGCACAAGGACCTGGTCGAGCGCATCAAGAAGGCCCTGGACGACCGGGTTCAGGAAGTGCGGGTGACCAACCGTCTGACCGATTCCCCGGCGTGCCTGGTGGTTGGTGAGTTCGACATGGGCGCCCAGATGAAGAAGATCATGGAAGCCGCCGGCCAGAAAGTGCCGGAGAGCAAACCGATCTTCGAAATCAACGTTGACCACCCGCTCGTTCAGCGCCTGGAGACCGAGAAGGGCGAAGAGCGCTTCAAGGAACTCTCCGCCGTCCTGTTTGACCAGGCCACCCTGGCCAGCGGCGAGCAGCTCAAGGATCCCGGCGCGTATGTGAGCCGGT